In one Plasmodium falciparum 3D7 genome assembly, chromosome: 14 genomic region, the following are encoded:
- a CDS encoding 6-phosphogluconate dehydrogenase, decarboxylating gives MCDIGLIGLAVMGQNLSLNISSKGFKIGVYNRTYERTEETMKRAKEENLVVYGYKTVEELINNLKKPRKVILLIKAGPAVDENISNILKHFEKGDIIIDGGNEWYINSERRIKLCKEKDVEYLAMGVSGGEAGARYGCSFMPGGSKYAYDCVKEILEKCSAQVGNSPCVTYIGPGSSGNYVKMVHNGIEYGDMQLISESYVIMKHILKYDNQKLSEVFNKWNEGILNSYLIEITANILAKKDDLTNNYLVDMILDIAGAKGTGKWTMLEATERGIPCPTMCAALDARNISVFKELRTKAESNFNKDNILIDPNEDLNDFENDLLNALYCCKIISYTQGLFLLKQVSEEMNWKLNLGEIARIWRGGCIIRAVFLDRIANAYKNNEKLELLFLDNEFSDDIKNKLPSLRKIVLMATKYSIPIPAFSASLAYFQMVTSQNLPLNLVQAQRDYFGSHTYRRTDREGNYHTLW, from the coding sequence ATGTGTGATATTGGTTTGATAGGTTTGGCTGTCATGGGCCAGAATTTAAGTTTGAATATTTCAAGCAAAGGTTTTAAAATTGGTGTTTATAATAGGACATATGAAAGAACAGAAGAAACAATGAAAAGAGCAAAAGAAGAGAATTTGGTTGTTTATGGTTATAAAACAGTAgaagaattaataaataatttgaaaaaaCCAAGGAaagttattttattaatcaaAGCAGGTCCAGCTGTAGATGAGAATAttagtaatatattaaaacattttgAAAAAGGAGATATAATAATTGATGGTGGGAATGAATGGTATATTAATTCAGAAAGaagaataaaattatgtaaagaaaaagatgTAGAATATTTAGCTATGGGTGTGAGTGGAGGTGAAGCAGGTGCAAGATATGGTTGTTCATTTATGCCTGGTGGTTCTAAATATGCATATGATTGTGTGAAAgaaatattagaaaaatGTTCAGCTCAAGTTGGAAATTCTCCTTGTGTTACTTATATAGGTCCAGGTTCCTCAGGGAATTATGTAAAAATGGTACATAATGGAATAGAATATGGAGATATGCAATTAATATCAGAAAGTTATGTAATTAtgaaacatatattaaaatatgataatcaGAAATTATCAGAAGTTTTTAATAAATGGAATGAAGGTATATTAAATTCTTACTTAATTGAAATTACTGCAAATATTCTTGCAAAAAAAGATGACTtaacaaataattatttagtTGATATGATATTAGATATTGCTGGAGCAAAAGGTACAGGGAAATGGACTATGCTTGAAGCTACCGAAAGAGGTATCCCTTGTCCAACTATGTGTGCTGCTTTAGATGCACGTAATATAAGTGTTTTTAAAGAATTAAGAACTAAAGCAGAatctaattttaataaagataatattcTTATTGACCCAAATGAAGATTTAAATGATTTTgaaaatgatttattaaatgcTCTTTATTGTTGtaaaattatttcatatacTCAAGGTCTTTTCCTTTTAAAACAAGTTTCTGAAGAAATGAACTGGAAATTAAATTTGGGAGAAATTGCTAGAATATGGAGAGGTGGTTGTATTATAAGAGCTGTTTTCTTAGATCGTATAGCAAAtgcttataaaaataatgaaaaattagaATTATTATTCCTAGATAATGAATTCTCAgatgatattaaaaataaattacctTCCTTAAGAAAAATTGTTCTTATGGCTACAAAATATTCCATACCAATTCCTGCCTTCTCAGCTAGTTTAGCATATTTTCAAATGGTAACCTCACAAAATTTACCTCTTAATTTAGTGCAAGCCCAAAGGGATTATTTTGGATCACACACATATAGGAGAACAGATCGTGAAGGAAATTATCACACCTTGtggtga
- a CDS encoding protein tyrosine phosphatase, putative, with the protein MIQIIPYLYLGKKNDIDNVENLKKNNIKAVVICCTYFEYPEYKIPNGYEILRINLEDIGLENISSYFEESNNFIHSYITKEQSVLICCCHGISRSSTISIAYLIGKQNFGLNEAFNFIMGKKNICPNIGFMEQLCEYEKRLKNQITFSSVKYISWFTSERCDKNVSTDFSL; encoded by the exons ATGATTCAAATAAtaccatatttatatttgggtaaaaaaaatgatatagatAATGTAGaaaatcttaaaaaaaataatattaaagcgGTGGTTATATGTTGTACTTATTTTGAATATCCTGAGTATAAAATACCAAATGGATATGAAATTTTAAGAATTAATTTGGAGGACATAGGTTTAGAAAATATATCGTCATATTTTGAAGAATCGAATAATTTTATCCATTCGTATATAACTAAAGAGCAATCAGTACTTATTTGTTGTTG tcATGGAATTAGTCGATCATCAACAATATCCATTGCATATTTAATTGGAAAACAG aaCTTTGGTCTTAATGAagcttttaattttataatgggaaaaaaaaatatatgtccCAATATTGGATTTATGGAGCAATTGTgtgaatatgaaaaaagacTAAAAAACCAAATTACCTTTTCATCTGTTAAGTATATAAGCTGGTTTACCTCAGAAAGATGTGATAAAAATGTATCAACTGATTTTAGTTTGTAA
- a CDS encoding protein phosphatase PPM3, putative: protein MNKINLISTKEISEIVSWYTHVCAGTMQGYRATEEDATVILASLKNFPSCRMCTIFDGHIGKETALYCARNIADFIGNCTTLDVNNITNACIQMDNEILNSNFAHNGSTAIIAIIEKIINKDFFKLYICNLGDSRAMLIKKDGSFISLSEDHKPYNKKEKERIYKIGGFVENGRILGYIGVSRSFGDKNYKIKSDCPYNPHETMISCIPDIKIFYANCDDILFLGCDGLFEMLSWNDVAKFTYDCMNRHTLSDAVINILDYALLSGSKDNITIQIIKFFNEEIPNFHFREKLIPSIYIHNEKLTKYEFYGKLLNKYHINDNNITNKLVEYCTEIKGSCPTIEPYLKNIRENKNTHIILNRRNNKNIKYLTLPILQEDLKTNNVFNKMDPNDFNKMREFFREYDKKVKLNY, encoded by the exons atgaataagaTTAATTTAATAAGTACAAAAGAGATATCTGAAATCGTTAGTTGGTATACCCATGTCTGTGCTGGAACTATGCAAGGATATCGTGCCACAGAAGAAgat GCAACGGTTATTTTAGCTTCCCTTAAAAATTTTCCATCCTGCAG GATGTGCACCATTTTTGATGG TCATATAGGAAAAGAAACAGCCTTATATTGCGCAAGGAACATAGCTGATTTTATTg GTAATTGTACAACGTTGGATGTTAACAATATAACTAATGCTTGTATTCAAATGGACAATGAAATATTAA ATAGTAATTTCGCTCATAATGGATCAACAG CAATAATTGCGAtaattgaaaaaattataaataaggaTTTTTTTAAGCTATATATTTGCAACTTGg GAGATTCCAGAGCAATGCTTATTAAAAAGGATGGatcatttatttcattaagCGAAGACCATAAAccttataataaaaaagaaaaagaaaggatatataaaattgGAGGATTTGTTGAAAATGGAAGAATACTTGGATATATAGGTGTATCCCGTTCTTTTGGAGACAAA aattataaaataaaatccgACTGTCCATATAATCCTCATGAAACCATGATAAGTTGCATACctgatataaaaatattttatgcaAATTGTGACGATATACTATTTTTAGGATGTGATGGATTATTCGAAATGTTATCCTGGAATGATGTTGCAAAATTTACTTATGATTGTATGAACAGACATACTTTAAGCGATGCTGTAATTAATATTCTGGATTATGCACTTCTATCAGGATCCAAAGATAATATAActatacaaataattaaattttttaatgaagaaattccgaattttcattttagagaaaaattaattccaagtatttatatacataatgaaaaattaactAAATATGAATTTTATGGAAAACTTCTcaataaatatcatataaatgataataatattactaaCAAGCTGGTGGAATACTGTACAGAAATTAAAGGATCTTGCCCTACCATTGAaccatatttaaaaaatattagggaaaacaaaaacacacacataatattaaacaggagaaataataaaaatattaaataccTCACTCTGCCAATATTACAGGAAGATCTTAAGACAAATaatgtttttaataaaatggatCCCAatgattttaataaaatgagAGAATTCTTCAgagaatatgataaaaaagtcaagttgaattattaa